Proteins encoded in a region of the Mycobacterium branderi genome:
- a CDS encoding class I SAM-dependent methyltransferase, translating into MTNTGDDRRHWSRVAQDWVAWARTPDHDAFWAYRQSLAAFVGRGTGAALDVGCGEGRVSRELVTLGYRVTAADPVEAMVDAAADAHSAHSYVVAEANRLPFADASFDLVVAYNMLMDVDDLPGAVREIRRVMRSAGRLVVSVVHPFTDTDSYFDRRRFEGVEERDGLRMRFAGWSQPLEAYAAALTDAGLAITALREPIPDPAYEHLERWTRMPLFLWLEARPSSVARTRT; encoded by the coding sequence ATGACCAACACGGGGGACGACCGTCGACACTGGTCGCGCGTCGCGCAGGACTGGGTGGCGTGGGCCCGAACCCCGGATCACGACGCGTTCTGGGCTTACCGGCAGTCGCTCGCCGCCTTCGTCGGTCGCGGCACCGGCGCCGCTCTGGACGTCGGGTGCGGCGAGGGGCGGGTGTCGCGCGAGCTCGTGACGCTGGGCTATCGAGTCACCGCAGCCGATCCGGTCGAGGCGATGGTCGACGCGGCCGCTGACGCGCATTCCGCACATAGCTATGTGGTGGCCGAAGCCAACCGGTTGCCGTTTGCCGACGCCAGCTTCGATCTCGTCGTCGCCTACAACATGCTCATGGACGTCGACGACCTGCCTGGCGCGGTGCGCGAGATCCGGCGGGTCATGCGGTCCGCAGGGCGCCTGGTCGTCTCTGTCGTGCACCCGTTCACCGATACGGACAGCTACTTCGATCGGCGGCGATTCGAAGGCGTGGAGGAGCGCGACGGCCTGCGGATGCGTTTCGCCGGCTGGTCGCAGCCGTTGGAGGCTTACGCCGCGGCGCTGACGGATGCCGGGCTGGCCATCACCGCGCTGCGCGAACCGATACCCGATCCCGCCTACGAGCACCTGGAGCGCTGGACCCGGATGCCGCTGTTTTTGTGGCTGGAAGCGCGGCCTAGCTCCGTCGCCAGGACTCGAACCTGA
- the lysA gene encoding diaminopimelate decarboxylase, producing MTTTLVDTLPSIGYAAPPRFHPAVWPLTAHADDEGRLCIGEVPLPDIADEFRTPTYVLDEADFRARARRYRHALRGAEVVYAGKSLLTIAVARWAREEGLSVDVCSAGELATALAAGVKPARIIMHGNAKSDDELRSAVRVGVGRIVVDSCIEIAYLAGLVPRRQRVLVRVTPDIDIHGHHAVTTGVSDQKFGFTLDAGRAAEAVARVLAHPNLDLIGLHCHIGSQVADAALYGEAIRRMIAAMADIRARHGVILTELNIGGGHAIPYLPGDPELDLDELAGVIDDALDAACAAEHFPRPAIVVEPGRAISARAGVTLYEVQAVKTQPGGRTFVAVDGGMSDNPRVALYDAKYTVALANRHSLSPRQRVTVAGRHCESGDEIARDVELPADVHPGDLLAVACTGAYHHSMASNYNMVGRPPLVAVNDGRARELVRRETIADLLARDRG from the coding sequence ATGACAACAACATTGGTGGACACCCTTCCGTCCATCGGTTACGCGGCCCCGCCGCGGTTCCATCCGGCGGTGTGGCCGCTCACTGCGCACGCCGACGACGAAGGCCGGCTATGCATCGGCGAGGTCCCGCTCCCCGATATCGCCGACGAGTTCCGCACCCCGACCTACGTGCTCGACGAAGCCGACTTCCGGGCGCGGGCCCGCCGTTACCGGCACGCGCTGCGCGGCGCCGAGGTCGTCTATGCCGGCAAGTCGCTGCTGACCATCGCGGTCGCGCGCTGGGCGCGCGAGGAGGGGCTGTCCGTCGACGTCTGCTCGGCCGGCGAGCTGGCCACCGCCCTGGCGGCCGGGGTGAAACCGGCGCGCATCATCATGCACGGCAACGCGAAATCCGACGACGAGTTGCGCAGCGCGGTGCGTGTCGGGGTCGGCCGCATTGTGGTGGATTCCTGCATCGAAATCGCCTATCTCGCGGGGCTGGTGCCGCGGCGGCAGCGGGTGCTGGTCCGCGTCACACCCGACATCGACATTCACGGGCACCACGCCGTCACCACTGGGGTCAGCGACCAGAAGTTCGGGTTCACCCTCGACGCCGGCCGGGCTGCCGAAGCGGTGGCGCGGGTGCTGGCCCACCCCAACCTCGACCTGATCGGCCTGCATTGTCATATCGGCTCGCAGGTGGCCGACGCCGCGCTCTACGGCGAGGCGATCCGCCGCATGATCGCCGCGATGGCCGACATCCGGGCCCGCCACGGCGTGATCCTCACCGAACTCAACATCGGTGGCGGCCATGCGATCCCTTATCTGCCGGGGGATCCCGAACTCGACCTCGACGAGCTGGCTGGGGTTATCGACGACGCGTTGGATGCGGCCTGTGCCGCCGAGCACTTCCCCCGCCCGGCGATCGTCGTCGAGCCCGGTCGGGCGATCAGCGCCCGGGCCGGTGTCACGCTGTACGAGGTGCAAGCCGTCAAGACCCAGCCCGGCGGACGGACCTTCGTTGCCGTCGACGGCGGCATGAGCGATAACCCCCGGGTGGCGTTGTACGACGCGAAATACACTGTGGCACTGGCGAATCGGCATTCATTGTCGCCGCGGCAGCGAGTCACCGTGGCGGGCCGGCACTGCGAATCCGGCGACGAGATCGCCCGCGACGTCGAGCTACCCGCCGATGTGCATCCCGGCGACCTGCTGGCCGTGGCCTGCACCGGCGCCTACCACCACAGCATGGCGTCGAACTACAACATGGTCGGCCGGCCGCCGCTGGTAGCGGTCAACGACGGGCGGGCCCGCGAACTGGTCCGCCGCGAAACGATCGCCGACTTGTTAGCGCGCGACCGGGGCTGA
- a CDS encoding TetR/AcrR family transcriptional regulator — MTGSERRHQLIDIARSLFAERGYDGTSIEEIALRANVSKPVVYEHFGGKEGLYAVVVDREMSALLDGITSSLTNNRSRVRVERVALALLTYVEERTDGFRIMIRDSPASISSGTYSSLLNDAVSQVSSILAGDFARRGLDPELAPLYAQALVGSVSMTAQWWLDTREPKKEVVAAHLVNLMWNGLTHLEADPHLQDE; from the coding sequence ATGACCGGCAGCGAGCGCCGTCATCAGCTGATCGACATCGCGCGTTCGCTGTTTGCGGAGCGCGGCTACGACGGCACTTCGATCGAGGAGATCGCGCTGCGCGCCAACGTGTCCAAGCCGGTGGTCTACGAACACTTCGGCGGCAAGGAGGGGCTCTACGCCGTCGTCGTCGACCGGGAGATGTCGGCGTTGCTGGACGGCATCACGTCGTCGCTGACCAACAACCGCTCCCGGGTGCGGGTCGAACGGGTGGCGCTGGCGCTGCTGACCTACGTCGAGGAGCGCACCGACGGCTTCCGGATCATGATCCGCGACTCGCCGGCATCGATCAGCTCCGGCACCTACTCCAGCCTGCTCAACGACGCCGTCAGCCAGGTCAGCTCGATCCTGGCCGGCGACTTCGCCCGCCGCGGCCTGGACCCGGAGCTGGCTCCGCTGTACGCCCAGGCGCTGGTCGGCTCGGTGTCGATGACCGCGCAGTGGTGGCTCGATACCCGCGAACCCAAGAAGGAAGTCGTCGCCGCGCATCTGGTGAACCTGATGTGGAACGGCCTCACCCACCTGGAAGCCGACCCGCACCTGCAGGACGAATAA